Proteins encoded together in one Fimbriiglobus ruber window:
- a CDS encoding DUF2256 domain-containing protein gives MATEKGHLPSKTCAACGRPFSWRKKWKQCWEQVRYCSAACRSGKGPTCLEPGDRPR, from the coding sequence ATGGCGACCGAAAAAGGACATTTGCCGAGCAAGACCTGCGCCGCCTGTGGTCGGCCCTTTTCGTGGCGCAAGAAATGGAAACAGTGCTGGGAACAGGTTCGATATTGCAGTGCAGCTTGCAGGTCTGGGAAAGGACCAACCTGCCTGGAACCCGGCGACCGGCCGCGGTAG
- a CDS encoding tetratricopeptide repeat protein, with product MPKDRSTIDAQALFERGQQNFQAHDFREAVECFTRAVALRPDVAAGYRFRALAYLELGQRTEALNDLDRAIHLKPDDPGLHADRADVLFRQKAYDAALADCDKVLTLDPGWAPVRGLRGECHAAKGDTALALVDFAAAIEADPGHAAQYLLARANLHLDCENYAACAADCATALRAEPENAAAFRTRGLANRELGDLETADADLTEALRIEPDSALARLARATVRSDQRRYTEATTDCDEVIDRVPKTARAYTLRGLCRTHLGDADGAASDFTTAIRLAPDATSGYGLRAGVHYRAGRYAEAVQDYLDALKRSPRDAATFNQLGWIWATAPDPDVRNGRQAKECATRACELTEWQEPGFLDTLAAACAECGEFDDAVRWQQKAAAATSSETEDAYAARSALYEQGKPYRSVSGE from the coding sequence ATGCCCAAAGACCGGTCCACGATCGACGCCCAAGCCTTGTTCGAGCGGGGGCAGCAGAACTTTCAGGCGCACGACTTCCGCGAAGCCGTCGAGTGCTTCACCCGGGCGGTAGCCTTGCGGCCGGACGTGGCGGCGGGGTATCGGTTCCGGGCACTCGCCTACCTCGAACTCGGCCAGCGCACTGAAGCACTCAACGACCTCGACCGGGCGATTCACCTCAAGCCCGACGACCCGGGCCTCCACGCCGACCGGGCGGACGTGCTGTTCCGGCAGAAAGCCTACGACGCCGCCCTCGCCGATTGCGACAAGGTGCTGACGCTCGACCCCGGCTGGGCACCAGTTCGCGGGCTGCGGGGGGAGTGCCACGCGGCCAAGGGGGATACCGCGCTGGCGCTGGTCGACTTCGCCGCCGCCATCGAAGCCGACCCCGGGCACGCGGCCCAGTACCTCCTCGCGCGGGCGAACCTTCACCTGGATTGCGAGAACTACGCCGCGTGTGCGGCCGACTGCGCCACCGCCCTCCGGGCCGAGCCGGAAAACGCGGCCGCGTTCCGCACCCGCGGGCTCGCGAACCGAGAACTCGGCGACCTTGAGACGGCCGACGCCGATCTAACCGAGGCTCTGCGGATCGAGCCCGACTCCGCCCTCGCGCGATTGGCCCGGGCGACCGTCCGGTCGGACCAGAGGCGCTACACCGAGGCGACCACCGATTGCGACGAGGTGATTGACCGGGTGCCGAAGACGGCCCGGGCGTACACGCTCCGCGGCCTCTGCCGGACACACCTCGGCGACGCCGACGGCGCGGCGAGCGACTTCACGACCGCGATCCGCCTCGCCCCGGACGCGACGAGCGGGTACGGCCTCCGCGCCGGCGTCCACTACCGGGCCGGCCGGTACGCCGAAGCGGTTCAAGACTACCTGGACGCCCTCAAGCGGTCGCCCCGTGACGCGGCCACGTTCAACCAACTCGGCTGGATCTGGGCGACCGCCCCGGACCCGGACGTCCGCAACGGCCGCCAGGCCAAAGAATGCGCCACCCGCGCGTGCGAGTTGACGGAGTGGCAGGAACCCGGCTTCCTGGACACGCTCGCGGCCGCCTGTGCCGAGTGCGGCGAGTTCGACGACGCGGTCCGGTGGCAGCAGAAAGCCGCCGCCGCAACTTCGTCGGAAACGGAAGACGCTTACGCGGCTCGGTCCGCGCTTTACGAGCAAGGCAAGCCGTACCGCAGTGTGTCAGGCGAGTGA
- a CDS encoding deoxyribonuclease IV encodes MPLFGAHLSVAGGLHRAIEAAVDFQCETVQIFTKNASQWAGKPLIESEIDTFRTAVRKAKLKFPTAHDSYLINLAAPGDELYQKSIAALADELVRAEALGLTYLVTHPGAHVGSGEEAGLARVAAGLDEAHRRCEGFKVKILLETTAGQGSTLGHRFEHLARLLDAVAAPERLGVCLDTCHVFAAGYDLTTDEGYDAVFQEFDHVIGLKWLKLFHLNDSVKPFGSRVDRHAGLGLGHIGENAFRKLVTDLRFRTKPMILETPKEGENGEPMDPVNLGKLRMFLEEG; translated from the coding sequence ATGCCGCTGTTCGGCGCACACCTGTCGGTCGCGGGCGGGTTACACCGGGCTATTGAAGCAGCGGTCGATTTCCAATGCGAAACCGTCCAGATCTTCACCAAGAACGCGAGCCAGTGGGCGGGTAAGCCGCTCATCGAGAGCGAGATCGACACGTTCCGGACGGCGGTACGGAAAGCCAAGCTCAAATTCCCGACCGCCCACGACTCGTACCTCATCAATCTCGCGGCCCCGGGCGACGAACTCTACCAAAAGTCGATCGCCGCGCTCGCGGACGAACTCGTCCGGGCCGAGGCGCTCGGCTTGACGTACCTCGTGACACACCCCGGCGCGCACGTCGGGTCCGGCGAAGAGGCGGGGCTCGCGCGAGTGGCAGCCGGGTTGGACGAGGCGCACCGCCGGTGCGAAGGGTTTAAGGTTAAGATCCTGCTCGAAACGACGGCCGGGCAAGGAAGCACCCTCGGCCACCGGTTTGAACACCTCGCGCGACTTCTGGACGCCGTCGCGGCTCCCGAACGCCTCGGCGTCTGTCTCGACACCTGCCACGTTTTCGCCGCCGGGTACGACCTGACGACTGACGAGGGTTACGACGCGGTGTTTCAAGAATTTGACCACGTCATCGGGTTGAAGTGGCTGAAATTGTTCCACTTGAACGACAGCGTGAAGCCGTTCGGCAGCCGGGTCGATCGACACGCCGGGTTGGGGCTGGGTCACATCGGTGAAAACGCCTTCCGCAAACTGGTGACGGATTTGCGATTCCGCACGAAGCCGATGATTCTGGAAACGCCGAAAGAGGGCGAAAACGGTGAGCCGATGGACCCGGTCAATTTGGGCAAGCTGAGGATGTTTCTGGAAGAAGGCTGA